In the Brassica napus cultivar Da-Ae chromosome A7, Da-Ae, whole genome shotgun sequence genome, one interval contains:
- the LOC106356663 gene encoding probable ribosome biogenesis protein RLP24 — MRLVKCWFCSSTIYPGHGIQFVRNDAKIFRFCRSKCHKNFKMKRNPRKVKWTKAYRAAHGKDMTQDKSFEFEKKRNRPERYDRNVTEDTLKAIKKIDKIRSSREAQHINKRLKPNKQKIFKSEVKEIDQNISLIKAPGSYQQDSEKMKVAVSTNKSVQNEAMEE, encoded by the exons ATGAGATTGGTCAAGTGTTGGTTCTGCTCTTCGACGATATATCCAGGACATGGTATTCAGTTTGTCCGCAATGATGCTAAG ATTTTCCGGTTCTGTAGGTCTAAATGCCACAAGAACTTCAAGATGAAGAGGAACCCTCGTAAAGTCAAGTGGACTAAAGCATACAGAGCTGCACACGGAAAGGACATGACTCAG GATAAATCTTTTGAgtttgagaagaagagaaacagaCCTGAGAGGTATGATAGGAACGTTACTGAGGATACTCTCAAGGCcattaagaagattgataagatCAGAAGTTCAAGAGAAGCTCAACACATCAATAAGAG GTTGAAGCCGAACAAACAGAAGATATTCAAGAGTGAAGTCAAAGAGATAGATCAGAACATTAGTTTGATCAAGGCACCAGGTTCTTACCAACAAGACTCAGAGAAGATGAAAGTTGCGGTCTCCACAAACAAGTCTGTTCAGAACGAAGCCATGGAAGAGTGA
- the LOC125576566 gene encoding uncharacterized protein LOC125576566 — MKKAENLLGSPTFVDLGNGRLRCVETGHEVVAGDEEAYARNKRCRLGLIDHALSHGKSPLNMFSQCLISRSKLVCKLTGDTVNKNEQHIWKHVNGKRFLLRLEQVERGAGTSGKTEKIQVSKHRRVKEDTDSDDSEFWMLKSSSGSESELESDEENCKDSHCDAKESEELSERTKRMSIEIGPSSFASRKKKIRNSNESC; from the exons ATGAAGAAGGCGGAGAATCTGCTTGGCTCACCTACTTTCGTGGATCTAGGAAACGGACGGCTCAGATGCGTGGAGACTGGTCACGAAGTTGTAGCTGGAGACGAAGAAGCATACGCTCGTAACAAACGGTGTCGTCTGGGACTCATCGATCACGCTCTATCTCATGGGAAATCTCCTCTCAACATGTTCTCCCAGTGCCTAATTTCTCG TTCGAAGCTCGTGTGCAAGCTTACTGGGGATACTGTGAACAAGAACGAGCAACATATCTGGAAACACGTGAACGGGAAGAGATTTCTACTCAGATTAG AGCAAGTGGAAAGAGGAGCTGGAACAAGCGGAAAGACCGAGAAAATACAAGTAAGCAAACACAGACGCGTTAAGGAAGATACTGATTCCGATGATTCAGAGTTTTGGATGCTTAAGTCAAGTTCTGGTTCAGAGTCAGAGCTGGAGAGTGATGAAGAAAACTGCAAAG ATTCTCATTGTGATGCCAAAGAATCTGAGGAGCTCTCAGAAAG AACAAAGAGAATGTCAATAGAGATTGGACCAAGTAGCTTTGCTTCGAGGAAGAAAAAGATTAGGAATAGTAATGAGtcatgttaa
- the LOC106356665 gene encoding uncharacterized protein LOC106356665 has translation MDASSTKLPIHEHPLASSARFHGHCQGCGKSGNYYGGYLCNDPECRIVMFHKECAESPLEINHPSHPEHPLLLTQNPPRSKCDLCGKYLFVHDFPYFYHCSICDFNVDTSCARKPPLPLHHPDPQEPPFFLIKENQSQKLCRVCEQPVCGKYHYGRPSCDEYVHLECVDVAEKVKHLPFHPDHPLEYTTSTYGEDHKSCILCGVTLEGVLYHCSTCDFSMCLGCVITPPPLVIEHPKTHEHQLTLSTRQISFTCNVCGVPDNRSSYSCLPCGFTVHRSCIDMPQVIIINRHNHRLSYTNHLGPGFSDCGVCRRPVDQLRGAYSCSICPTYAVHSKCATTIRVWDGINLEGIPEEIEDLPFKVVGDDNMMINHFSHEEHNLRLTSENVISDETTLCAACVYPLNDSGPIYSCVECDYFLHEKCANLPMKIRHVSYSGQFVLHARGGEGPEGDLFDCLVCDKTSTGFRYTYDVFNLDVHCSSVSEPFVYDGHLHPLYYEPEASITTCDTCQNTVFYHVLKCDVCEFSVDFSCATLPKA, from the coding sequence ATGGATGCATCATCTACCAAGCTACCAATTCATGAACATCCTTTGGCCTCGTCAGCTAGATTTCATGGTCATTGTCAAGGCTGCGGTAAATCGGGTAACTACTACGGAGGCTATCTCTGTAACGATCCCGAGTGCCGCATTGTCATGTTCCACAAGGAATGCGCAGAATCACCATTAGAGATCAACCATCCTTCCCACCCGGAACATCCTCTCCTACTCACACAAAATCCTCCAAGAAGTAAGTGTGATCTGTGCGGCAAATATCTCTTCGTTCACGACTTTCCCTATTTCTATCATTGTTCCATATGCGACTTCAACGTTGACACATCATGTGCCAGGAAACCACCACTTCCGCTACATCATCCTGATCCCCAAGAACCTccatttttcttaataaaagaGAATCAAAGTCAAAAACTGTGCAGAGTCTGTGAGCAACCAGTTTGTGGTAAATATCATTATGGACGTCCTTCTTGTGATGAGTACGTTCACTTGGAGTGCGTCGACGTCGCGGAGAAAGTAAAACATCTTCCTTTTCACCCTGATCATCCTCTTGAGTACACCACATCTACATATGGCGAAGACCACAAGTCATGCATTTTATGTGGAGTGACATTGGAAGGTGTCTTATACCATTGCTCGACATGTGACTTCAGCATGTGCCTAGGTTGTGTGATAACTCCCCCACCTCTTGTTATTGAGCATCCCAAGACTCATGAGCATCAGCTTACCCTCTCAACGAGACAGATCTCGTTTACTTGTAATGTTTGCGGTGTGCCTGACAACCGAAGCTCTTATTCATGTCTTCCATGTGGTTTTACGGTCCATCGAAGTTGTATTGATATGCCGCAAGTCATAATCATCAATCGTCACAATCATCGCCTCTCTTACACGAATCATCTTGGTCCAGGGTTTTCGGACTGCGGAGTTTGTCGTCGACCCGTGGATCAGTTACGTGGGGCTTATTCTTGCTCCATTTGTCCCACGTATGCTGTTCATTCAAAATGCGCAACAACCATCCGAGTATGGGATGGGATAAACCTCGAAGGGATACCCGAGGAAATTGAAGATCTTCCATTCAAGGTGGTTGGTGATGATAACATGATGATAAACCATTTCAGTCATGAGGAGCATAACTTAAGGCTTACTAGCGAAAACGTTATTTCTGATGAAACCACGCTATGTGCAGCATGTGTCTATCCTCTCAACGACTCTGGTCCAATATATAGTTGCGTGGAATGTGATTATTTTCTGCATGAAAAATGTGCAAATCTCCCTATGAAGATACGACACGTATCGTACAGTGGACAATTTGTCCTACATGCGAGAGGAGGTGAAGGTCCCGAAGGTGATTTGTTTGATTGTCTCGTTTGTGACAAAACATCGACTGGTTTCAGGTACACGTATGACGTTTTCAATCTCGATGTGCATTGCAGTTCAGTTTCTGAACCATTTGTCTATGATGGCCATTTACATCCCTTATATTATGAACCCGAAGCAAGCATCACCACATGTGACACATGTCAAAACACAGTGTTCTATCATGTGCTCAAGTGTGATGTTTGTGAGTTTAGTGTGGATTTTTCTTGTGCAACTTTGCCTAAAGCATAA
- the LOC106402457 gene encoding putative pentatricopeptide repeat-containing protein At2g01510, producing MKLHRVCSKRTLAASLQHLRFLQTPRIDARIIKTGFNTDTCRSNFILEDFLRGGQVSSARKVYDEMPHKNTVSTNTMISGYVKSGDVSSARDLFDAMVDRTVVTWTILMGLYARNNRFDEAFELFRQMCRSCTLPDHVTFTTLLPGCDDAVAVAQVHAFAVKLGFDRNPFLTVCNVFVKSYCEIGRRDLARVVFEQIRDKDSVTFNTLITGYEKDGLYVEAVRLFVEMQQLGHKPSDFTFSGVLKAVVGLHDYVLGQQLHGLAVSTGFSRDVAVGNQILDFYSKHDCVVETRKLFNEMPELDFVSYNVVISGYSQAEQYEESLGLFREMQSMGFDRRNYPFATVLSIAANLSLLQMGRQVHCQAIVVTADSIPHVGNSLVDMYAKCEMFEEAELIFESLSQQSTVSWTALISGYVQKGLHGDGLKLFTKMRGANLRADQSTFATVLRASAGFASLSLGRQLHGFIIRSGNSENVFSGSGLVDMYAKCGSIKDAVQVFQEMPDRNGVSWNALISAYADNGDGEAAIDAFERMIHSGLQPDSVSVLSVLTACSHSGFVEQGTEYFEAMSRIYGITPGRKHYACMLDLLCRNGRFEEAEKLMEEMPFEPDEIMWSSVLNACRIHKNQSLAERAAEKLFSMEKLRDAAAYVSMSNIYATAGEWENVSLVKKAMRERGIKKVTASSWVEVSHKIHDFSSNDQRHPRGDEIVRKVNELTAEIERLGYKPDTSCVGQDVDEQMKIESLKFHSERLAVAFALISTPEGSPILVMKNLRACRDCHAAIKLISKVVKREITIRDSRRFHHFRDGLCSCGDYW from the coding sequence ATGAAACTTCATCGCGTCTGCTCAAAAAGAACACTTGCTGCCTCTTTACAACACCTCCGCTTCCTCCAAACACCTCGTATCGATGCTCGCATCATCAAAACCGGTTTCAACACAGACACTTGCCGTTCCAATTTCATCCTCGAGGACTTTCTCCGTGGAGGTCAAGTTTCCTCTGCACGCAAGGTGTACGACGAAATGCCTCACAAGAACACCGTCTCCACAAACACCATGATCTCCGGCTACGTCAAGTCCGGTGACGTTTCCTCCGCTAGAGATCTCTTTGACGCCATGGTGGATCGAACCGTGGTCACTTGGACTATCTTGATGGGGCTGTACGCTAGGAACAACCGGTTCGACGAAGCCTTCGAGCTTTTCAGACAGATGTGCAGGTCTTGTACCTTGCCTGATCATGTCACCTTTACTACTCTTTTACCAGGGTGTGATGACGCGGTTGCGGTGGCGCAAGTTCATGCCTTTGCCGTCAAGTTAGGGTTTGATAGGAACCCTTTTCTCACTGTTTGCAATGTCTTTGTTAAGTCTTATTGCGAGATAGGGAGGCGTGATTTGGCACGTGTGGTGTTTGAGCAGATTAGAGATAAGGACTCTGTCACGTTCAACACGCTTATTACAGGGTACGAGAAGGATGGTTTGTACGTTGAGGCGGTTCGTCTCTTTGTCGAAATGCAGCAGTTGGGTCACAAGCCTTCGGATTTCACGTTTTCTGGTGTTCTCAAGGCCGTTGTTGGGCTTCATGATTATGTTCTTGGTCAGCAACTCCATGGTTTAGCGGTTTCTACTGGATTCTCCAGGGATGTGGCTGTTGGGAATCAGATTCTTGATTTCTACTCGAAGCATGATTGTGTTGTAGAGACTAGGAAGCTTTTCAACGAGATGCCTGAGTTGGATTTTGTTTCTTACAATGTGGTCATCTCAGGGTATTCACAGGCTGAGCAATACGAGGAATCCTTGGGACTGTTCAGAGAGATGCAGTCCATGGGGTTTGATCGGAGAAACTACCCTTTCGCGACGGTGCTGAGTATTGCAGCTAACTTGTCTTTGTTGCAGATGGGTCGACAAGTGCACTGCCAGGCCATCGTTGTGACTGCTGATTCAATCCCTCATGTCGGAAACTCTTTAGTGGATATGTACGCGAAGTGTGAGATGTTTGAGGAAGCTGAGTTGATATTCGAGAGTCTATCACAACAGAGCACTGTTTCATGGACTGCGTTGATCTCAGGTTATGTTCAGAAAGGGCTTCATGGAGATGGTCTTAAACTGTTCACCAAGATGCGAGGAGCGAACCTACGAGCAGACCAGTCCACTTTCGCTACTGTACTGAGAGCTTCGGCTGGTTTCGCTTCTTTGTCGCTGGGGAGACAACTCCACGGGTTCATAATAAGGTCAGGGAACTCAGAGAACGTCTTCTCCGGTTCTGGACTTGTTGATATGTACGCCAAGTGTGGTTCTATCAAAGACGCGGTACAAGTGTTCCAAGAGATGCCTGACAGGAATGGAGTTTCTTGGAATGCTTTGATCTCAGCTTACGCTGACAACGGAGACGGAGAAGCAGCGATTGATGCGTTTGAGAGAATGATTCACTCAGGTCTCCAGCCAGATTCAGTCAGCGTCTTGAGCGTCTTGACTGCATGTAGTCACTCTGGATTCGTTGAACAAGGAACCGAATATTTCGAAGCAATGTCTCGGATCTACGGGATCACTCCAGGAAGGAAACACTACGCCTGCATGCTGGATCTGCTGTGCAGGAACGGGAGATTTGAAGAAGCAGAGAAGCTGATGGAGGAAATGCCCTTTGAGCCAGATGAGATAATGTGGTCATCAGTGCTGAACGCATGCCGGATTCACAAGAACCAAAGCCTTGCTGAGAGAGCAGCAGAGAAGCTCTTTAGCATGGAGAAGCTCAGAGACGCTGCTGCTTACGTAAGCATGTCAAATATCTATGCAACAGCAGGGGAATGGGAAAACGTTAGTCTTGTCAAGAAAGCGATGCGTGAACGCGGCATCAAGAAAGTTACTGCGTCTAGCTGGGTTGAAGTGAGCCACAAGATTCACGACTTCTCATCGAATGACCAGAGACACCCGAGGGGAGATGAGATTGTGAGAAAGGTCAATGAACTGACAGCCGAGATTGAAAGACTAGGGTACAAGCCTGACACGAGTTGTGTAGGACAAGACGTAGATGAGCAGATGAAGATCGAGTCGCTTAAGTTCCACAGTGAGCGTTTAGCGGTTGCGTTTGCTCTTATCAGCACACCAGAAGGGTCTCCGATCCTTGTGATGAAGAACTTGAGAGCATGCAGGGATTGCCACGCTGCGATAAAACTGATATCGAAGGTTGTAAAGAGGGAGATAACTATAAGGGACTCAAGAAGATTCCATCACTTTAGAGATGGGCTCTGTTCTTGTGGGGATTACTGGTGA